One genomic segment of Sminthopsis crassicaudata isolate SCR6 chromosome 4, ASM4859323v1, whole genome shotgun sequence includes these proteins:
- the DSE gene encoding dermatan-sulfate epimerase isoform X2 has protein sequence MYETSYRRGWGFQYLHNHQPTNCMALLTGSLVLMNQGYLQEAYLWTKQVLAIMEKSMVLLREVTDGSLYEGVAYGSYTTRSLFQYMFLVQRHFDINHFNHPWLKQHFAFMYRTVLPGFQRTVAIADSNYNWFYGPESQLVFLDKFVMRNGSGNWLADQIRQNRVIEGPGTASKGQRWCTLHTEFLWYEASLGSVPPPDYGTPTLHYFEDWGVVTYGSALPAEINRPFLSFKSGKLGGRAIYDIVHRNKYKEWIKGWRNFNAGHEHPDQNSFTFAPNGVPFITEALYGPKYTFFNNVLMFAPAVSKSCFSPWEGQVTEDCSSKWSKYKHDSAAHCQGRVVAALEKDGVVFIRGEGVGAYNPQLKLKNFQRNLILLHPQLLLLVDQIHLEEDSTLETAASFFHNVDVPFEETVVDGVHGAYIKQRDGIYKMYWMDDTGYSEKATIASVTYPRGYPYNGTNYVNVTTHLRSPITKVAYLFIGPSINVQSFNLHGDAQQLDVFIATSDHAYAVYLWTGEAAGQTAFVHVIADHQKILFDQSAIIKSSPVSEVKDYAGIVERNLQHFKPVFQQLEKQILSRVRNTASFRKTAERLLRFSDKRQTEEAIDRIFAISQQQQQQQRKQQLQGKAKKNRRPARRYKFIDAVPDIFAQIEVNEKKIRQKAQILAQKELPIDEDEEMKDLLDFADVSYVKHKIGVPFRGQFGQAQMVTTARSRAPSISASYTRLFLILNIAIFFVMLAMQLTYFQRAQSLHGQRCVYAILLVDSCILLWLYSSCSQSQC, from the exons GTTATCTTCAGGAAGCCTATTTGTGGACCAAACAAGTTTTGGCCATCATGGAGAAGTCTATGGTCTTACTCAGAGAAGTCACAGATGGCTCCCTCTATGAAGGAGTCGCCTACGGTAGCTATACCACCAGATCCCTCTTTCAGTACATGTTCCTGGTACAGAGGCATTTTGATATCAACCACTTTAATCATCCTTGGCTTAAGCAACACTTTGCATTCATGTACAGAACAGTACTTCCAG GTTTTCAAAGAACAGTGGCAATTGCAGACTCAAATTACAACTGGTTTTATGGGCCAGAAAGTCAGTTGGTCTTTCTAGATAAATTTGTCATGCGTAATGGCAGCGGCAATTGGCTGGCAGATCAGATTCGACAGAACAGAGTGATAGAAGGTCCAGGTACAGCATCAAAAGGGCAGCGCTGGTGTACCTTGCACACTGAATTTCTCTG GTACGAAGCCAGCTTGGGTTCTGTACCCCCACCAGACTACGGTACCCCAACACTGCATTATTTTGAGGACTGGGGTGTTGTGACTTATGGAAGTGCCCTGCCTGCAGAGATCAATagaccttttctttccttcaagtcaggaaaacttggaggACGTGCAATCTATGACATTGTCCACAgaaacaagtacaaagaatggaTCAAAGGATGGAGAAATTTTAATGCTGGCCATGAGCATCCTGATCAAAATTCATTTACCTTTGCTCCCAATGGTGTGCCTTTCATCACAGAGGCTCTCTATGGGCCAAAGTACACTTTCTTCAACAATGTGCTAATGTTTGCCCCTGCAGTATCAAAAAGCTGCTTCTCTCCTTGGGAGGGTCAGGTCACAGAAGACTGTTCATCAAAGTGGTCAAAGTACAAACATGACTCGGCTGCCCACTGTCAGGGGAGAGTGGTGGCTGCTCTGGAGAAAGATGGAGTGGTTTTTATAcgaggggaaggagtgggggccTATAATCCTCAGCTAAAGCTGAAAAATTTCCAGAGGAACCTAATTCTCTTGCACCCTCAGCTCCTCCTCCTTGTGGATCAAATCCACCTGGAAGAAGACAGTACTCTAGAGACAGCGGCAAGTTTTTTTCATAATGTGGATGTCCCTTTTGAAGAGACTGTTGTAGATGGTGTCCATGGGGCTTACATTAAGCAGCGAGAtggtatatataaaatgtattggaTGGATGATACTGGCTATAGTGAGAAAGCAACCATTGCTTCAGTAACTTACCCCCGGGGATATCCATACAATGGAACGAACTATGTGAATGTCACTACACACCTCCGGAGTCCCATCACCAAAGTAGCCTACCTTTTCATAGGACCTTCTATCAATGTTCAAAGCTTCAACCTCCATGGGGATGCTCAACAACTAGATGTATTTATAGCCACTAGTGACCATGCTTACGCAGTTTACCTTTGGACAGGTGAGGCTGCTGGACAAACGGCCTTTGTACATGTCATTGCAGATCACCAAAAGATTCTTTTTGATCAGTCTGCCATCATTAAGAGCTCTCCTGTGTCTGAGGTAAAGGACTATGCCGGAATTGTAGAACGCAATCTCCAGCATTTCAAGCCAGTTTTTCAGCAGCTGGAGAAGCAGATCTTGTCCCGTGTCCGTAACACAGCTAGCTTTCGAAAGACTGCTGAGCGCCTGCTGAGATTTTCAgataagagacagacagaggaagcCATTGATAGGATATTTGCAATctctcagcagcagcagcagcagcagagaaAACAGCAGCTACAAGGCAAGGCAAAAAAGAACCGAAGGCCAGCCAGGCGCTACAAGTTCATTGATGCCGTCCCTGACATTTTTGCACAGATTGAAGTAAATGAGAAAAAGATCCGACAGAAAGCTCAGATTTTGGCACAGAAAGAATTGCCCatagatgaagatgaagaaatgaaagaccTTTTAGATTTTGCTGATGTCTCCTATGTGAAACACAAAATTGGGGTACCATTCAGAGGCCAGTTCGGGCAGGCCCAAATGGTGACAACTGCCCGAAGCAGGGCCCCCTCAATATCTGCTTCCTATACCAGGCTTTTCCTCATTTTGAACATTGCTATTTTCTTTGTCATGCTAGCAATGCAACTGACTTACTTTCAGAGGGCCCAGAGTCTGCATGGTCAAAGATGTGTCTATGCTATCCTTCTGGTTGATAGTTGCATCTTACTTTGGTTGTACTCTTCTTGTTCCCAGTCTCAGTGCTAG